A stretch of Carya illinoinensis cultivar Pawnee chromosome 14, C.illinoinensisPawnee_v1, whole genome shotgun sequence DNA encodes these proteins:
- the LOC122294414 gene encoding disease resistance protein Roq1-like isoform X16, giving the protein MATQRPSSSTNSENTKKRKRDNSSCSEENETSSLPSSSTARWKHDVFLSFCGEDTRRSFTDHLYSYLKGKGILVFRDDESLERGTYISQELMQAIQESRYAIVIFSKNYAFSKWCLRELAEIVEWEEKKNLTIIPIFYHVDPSHVRKQRGTFAEAFAAHEKDPMVDIEESNTWRNAFTKVGYIKGEHINGDRYESTIIQQISEMILYNYTMPNILIHENQKIVGIDSRVGEILTLLHMESNDVRFLGIHGMGGVGKTTLAEIIYYRFYCQFKGSGFISCTRERSTTAPDLASLQKKLLSKIMQQEIHVWDHRDGLMLMSTRLRNKKVLIILDDVDCEKQLTALAGDHNWFGPGSRVIMTCRDSHLLERNKVNRYKVEPLHTTDALELFSLSAFDETHPPEDYKDLSMDFVNYAGGLPLALKVLGCFLFGRTIDFWKGARDNLKANPKPEIFDILKISFDGLEEPQKILFLDLACFSDRWIDFKKIYSADVIQVLIDKSLVSKDDVYFKERLTMHDLLKEMGRQIVRRECRQEPGRRSRLFHREDVVHVLNNDTGTDAIEGMALSCDSILGTNRTDITNAEAFSKMINLRLLYICAFGYIKGSGNPLEYMPSDKLQFLKWYGYPLKSWPRSFQPKNLIVLNMSDSCIEQLWTGSLVLPNLKELDLSSCVNLIEIPDLSGAPNLEIIKFVYCRSLCKVHPSIKVLKQLQESRMSHTRIKQLWKGLVVLPNLKELDLNSCENLIEIPDLSGAPNLEKINFSYCRSLCKQLWKGLVVLPNLKELDLNSCENLIEIPDLSEAPNLEKINFSGCRSLCKVHPSIKVLKQLQELRMSHTRIKQLWKGLVVLPNLKQLYLNFCENLIEIPDLSGAPNIEEIDFSYCRSLCKVHPSIKVLKQLQKLKMSCTRIKQLWKGLVVLPNLKQLYVDFCENLIEIPDLSGAPNLEIIEFLYCRSLCKVHPSIKVLKQLQELRMSYTQIKQLWKGLVQGLDNLKKLDLRFSKNLIEIPNLSGAPNIEEIDFSYCRSLCKVHPSIKVLKQLQKLRMSGTRIKQLWKGLVVLPNLKELDLRFSKNLIKIPNLSGAPNLEKIDFSGCRSLCKFYPSIKVLQRQQELRMSGTRIKQLWKGLVGLDNLKYLNLSGCKNLIEIPYLSGAPNLEIINFSDCRSLCKVHPSIKKLKRLEELNMSGTRIKQLWKGSMVLPNLKVLDLSYCENLIEIPNLSGVPNLMKINFLGCRSLCKFCPSIKVPERLKILGLNKCLTRLLILDKFCLPSSFMSFSGLRELYLGGCNNISIFPSVICSLASLESLHLVGWSRLEKFPDLSRLECLKEFEAYGTAITQMPPVNLIPKNIRSLKIQRRKRMPRKSRDHLAMFINDCFLPKQSSYPTNHDIGSPVEYDMEEMQIYFGIAPFIEGWSLGSRIPEWVHNKSIGSSLQIELDGNTTSVIDCAIFIVFDCHQFHSPEATSIPRLFKETSHVTCSFCCERDDGSLEHFDSGFSLSLVEPSVCWAYARTPLKSNSSDNQSFIKISIKEISSQTPVEVKEWGLHLVCPDDTGLGLGSDLDFYRQFYSAWKCGMTRNED; this is encoded by the exons ATGGCCACTCAAAGACCCTCTTCATCTACTAATTCCGAGAatactaagaaaagaaaaagagacaaTTCATCTTGTTCGGAAGAAAATGAAACCTCTTCCTTACCTTCTTCCTCGACGGCTCGATGGAAACATGATGTTTTCCTTAGTTTCTGTGGCGAAGACACTCGCAGAAGTTTTACGGATCATCTATATTCCTATTTAAAAGGGAAAGGTATTCTCGTCTTTAGGGATGACGAATCACTCGAGCGAGGAACATACATTTCTCAAGAGCTTATGCAAGCAATTCAAGAATCCCGATACGCCattgtcattttttcaaaaaattatgctttttcGAAATGGTGCCTCAGGGAACTTGCCGAGATCGTTGAATGGGAGGAAAAGAAGAATCTCACAATTATTCCTATTTTCTACCATGTGGATCCTTCCCATGTAAGAAAACAAAGAGGGACTTTTGCAGAAGCTTTCGCCGCACATGAAAAAGATCCCATGGTAGACATCGAAGAGAGTAATACTTGGAGAAATGCTTTCACAAAAGTCGGTTATATTAAGGGAGAGCACATAAATGGGGACAG GTACGAGTCAACAATTATACAACAAATCAGTGAAATGATACTCTACAATTATACAATGCCAAATATTCTAATTCATGAAAACCAGAAAATTGTTGGAATAGACTCCCGTGTAGGGGAAATTTTGACCTTATTGCATATGGAATCGAATGACGTTCGCTTCTTAGGAATTCATGGGATGGGTGGCGTTGGTAAAACAACGCTGGcggaaataatttattatagatTTTATTGTCAATTCAAAGGAAGCGGCTTTATTTCTTGTACTAGAGAAAGATCTACTACTGCTCCTGATCTAGCttctttacaaaaaaaactTCTTTCTAAGATCATGCAACAAGAAATACATGTATGGGATCATCGCGATGGACTCATGTTGATGAGCACCAGGTTGCGGAATAAAAAGGTTCTTATcattcttgatgatgtggattGTGAAAAGCAACTGACGGCATTAGCAGGGGATCATAATTGGTTTGGTCCAGGGAGTAGGGTAATTATGACATGCAGAGATAGTCATCTGTTGGAAAGAAATAAAGTGAATAGATATAAGGTTGAGCCGCTTCATACCACCGATGCTTTGGAGCTCTTTAGTTTGTCAGCCTTCGACGAAACCCATCCTCCAGAGGATTACAAGGATCTATCTATGGATTTTGTGAATTATGCTGGAGGCCTTCCTTTAGCTCTTAAAGTTTTGGGTTGCTTCTTATTTGGGAGAACAATAGATTTCTGGAAAGGTGCTAGGGATAACTTGAAAGCGAATCCTAAACCTGAAATTTTTGATATTcttaaaataagttttgatGGGCTGGAGGAACCgcagaaaatattgtttttggatcTGGCATGTTTTTCTGATCGATGGatagattttaagaaaatatattcgGCCGACGTCATTCAGGTTCTCATCGATAAGTCACTCGTAAGCAAAGATGACGTATACTTTAAAGAAAGGTTGACCATGCATGATTTGCTAAAAGAAATGGGTCGGCAAATAGTTCGCCGCGAATGTCGTCAAGAACCTGGACGACGTAGTAGGCTGTTTCATCGTGAAGATGTCGTTCACGTACTGAATAATGATACT GGAACTGATGCAATTGAAGGCATGGCCCTCAGTTGTGATAGTATTCTTGGAACAAATCGTACCGATATAACTAATGCCGAAGCATTCTCAAAGATGATAAATTTGAGATTACTTTATATCTGTGCTTTTGGATATATAAAAGGGTCTGGAAATCCTTTAGAATACATGCCAAGCGATAAGTTGCAGTTCCTAAAATGGTATGGATATCCTTTGAAATCCTGGCCGCGGAGTTTCCAACCAAAAAATCttattgtattaaatatgtCTGATAGCTGCATCGAACAACTATGGACGGGGTCGTTG GTTTTACCCAATTTGAAGGAATTAGATCTGAGTTCTTGTGTGAACTTGATTGAAATACCAGATTTGAGTGGAGCTCCAAATctcgagataataaaatttgtatattGTAGAAGCTTGTGTAAGGTCCACCCATCCATCAAAGTGCTCAAACAACTACAAGAATCAAGAATGTCTcacacccgaatcaaacaactaTGGAAGGGGTTGGTT GTTTTACCCAATTTGAAGGAATTAGATCTGAATTCTTGTGAGAACTTGATTGAAATACCAGATTTGAGTGGAGCTCCAAATCtcgagaaaataaatttttcatattgtAGAAGCTTGTGTAAACAACTATGGAAGGGGTTGGTG GTTTTACCCAATTTGAAGGAATTAGATCTGAATTCTTGTGAGAACTTGATTGAAATACCAGATTTGAGTGAAGCCCCAAATCtcgagaaaataaatttttcaggTTGTAGAAGCTTGTGTAAGGTCCACCCATCCATCAAAGTGCTCAAACAACTACAAGAATTAAGAATGTCTcacacccgaatcaaacaactaTGGAAGGGGTTGGTG GTTTTACCCAATTTGAAGCAATTATATCTGAATTTTTGTGAGAACTTGATTGAAATACCAGATTTGAGTGGAGCCCCAAATATTGAGGAAATAGACTTTTCATATTGTAGAAGCTTGTGTAAGGTCCACCCATCTATCAAAGTGCTCAaacaactacaaaaattaaaaatgtcttgcacccgaatcaaacaactaTGGAAGGGGTTGGTG GTTTTACCCAATTTGAAACAATTATATGTGGATTTTTGTGAGAACTTGATTGAAATACCAGATTTGAGTGGAGCTCCAAATCTCGagataatagaatttttatattgtaGAAGCTTGTGTAAGGTCCACCCATCCATCAAAGTGCTCAAACAACTACAAGAATTAAGAATGTCTTACACCCAAATCAAACAACTATGGAAGGGGTTGGTG cagGGTTTAGacaatttgaagaaattagattTGAGGTTTTCTAAGAACTTGATTGAAATACCAAATTTGAGTGGAGCCCCAAATATTGAGGAAATAGACTTTTCATATTGTAGAAGCTTGTGTAAGGTCCACCCATCCATCAAAGTGCTCAaacaactacaaaaattaagaatgtctggcacccgaatcaaacaactaTGGAAGGGGTTGGTG GTTTTACCCAATTTGAAGGAATTAGATCTGAGGTTTTCTAAGAACTTGATTAAAATACCAAATTTGAGTGGAGCCCCAAATCTCGAGAAAATAGATTTTTCAGGTTGTAGAAGCTTGTGTAAGTTCTACCCATCCATCAAAGTGCTCCAACGACAACAAGAATTAAGAATGTCtggcacccgaatcaaacaactaTGGAAGGGGTTGGTG GGTTTAGACAATTTGAAGTACTTAAATCTGAGTGGCTGTAAGAACTTGATTGAAATACCATATTTGAGTGGAGCCCCAAATCTTGAGATAATAAACTTTTCAGATTGTAGAAGCTTGTGTAAGGTCCACCCATCCATCAAAAAGCTCAAACGACTAGAAGAATTAAATATGTCtggcacccgaatcaaacaactaTGGAAGGGATCGATG GTTTTACCCAATTTGAAGGTATTAGATCTGAGTTATTGTGAGAACTTGATTGAAATACCAAATTTGAGTGGAGTCCCAAAtctcatgaaaataaattttttaggttGTAGAAGCTTGTGTAAGTTCTGCCCATCCATCAAAGTGCCCGAACGACTAAAAATTTTGGGTTTAAACAAATGTCTTACAAGACTACTAATTCTAGACAAGTTCTGCTTACCATCATCGTTTATGAGTTTCTCAGGCCTTCGCGAATTATATTTAGGAGGTTGCaataacatttcaatttttccGAGTGTTATTTGTAGTTTGGCATCTCTTGAAAGTCTCCATTTGGTTGGTTGGTCAAGACTAGAAAAATTTCCAGACCTGAGTAGGTTGGAATGCTTAAAGGAATTTGAGGCATACGGAACTGCTATAACACAAATGCCACCTGTCAATCTAATCCCCAAGAACATCCGTTCCTTAAAGATCCAAAGACGAAAGAGGATGCCACGTAAATCAAGAGATCATTTAGCCATGTTCATTAATGACTGTTTTTTGCCGAAACAAAGCTCATATCCCACCAATCATGATATTGGATCACCTGTGGAATATGACATGGAAGAAATGCAAATTTATTTCGGCATTGCG CCGTTTATAGAAGGGTGGTCGTTGGGATCTAGAATCCCGGAGTGGGTCCACAATAAAAGTATTGGCTCCTCTTTACAGATAGAGTTGGATGGTAATACGACGTCGGTGATAGATTGTGCCATCTTTATAGTTTTTGATTGTCATCAATTCCATTCCCCTGAAGCTACTTCAATTCCTCGGCTATTCAAGGAAACTTCACATGTGACTTGTAGCTTTTGTTGTGAGAGAGATGATGGTTCTTTAGAACATTTTGATTCCGGATTCAGTCTCTCTCTCGTTGAGCCAAGTGTATGCTGGGCATATGCACGTACTCCTCTGAAATCGAATAGTTCGGATAATCAGAGCTTCATTAAGATTTCAATTAAAGAGATTTCTTCTCAAACTCCTGTAGAAGTGAAAGAATGGGGGTTACATTTAGTATGTCCGGACGATACTGGTCTTGGTTTGGGATCAGATTTAGATTTCTATCGTCAATTTTATTCAGCATGGAAATGCGGTATGACGAGAAATGAAGATTAG
- the LOC122294414 gene encoding disease resistance protein TAO1-like isoform X21 yields MATQRPSSSTNSENTKKRKRDNSSCSEENETSSLPSSSTARWKHDVFLSFCGEDTRRSFTDHLYSYLKGKGILVFRDDESLERGTYISQELMQAIQESRYAIVIFSKNYAFSKWCLRELAEIVEWEEKKNLTIIPIFYHVDPSHVRKQRGTFAEAFAAHEKDPMVDIEESNTWRNAFTKVGYIKGEHINGDRYESTIIQQISEMILYNYTMPNILIHENQKIVGIDSRVGEILTLLHMESNDVRFLGIHGMGGVGKTTLAEIIYYRFYCQFKGSGFISCTRERSTTAPDLASLQKKLLSKIMQQEIHVWDHRDGLMLMSTRLRNKKVLIILDDVDCEKQLTALAGDHNWFGPGSRVIMTCRDSHLLERNKVNRYKVEPLHTTDALELFSLSAFDETHPPEDYKDLSMDFVNYAGGLPLALKVLGCFLFGRTIDFWKGARDNLKANPKPEIFDILKISFDGLEEPQKILFLDLACFSDRWIDFKKIYSADVIQVLIDKSLVSKDDVYFKERLTMHDLLKEMGRQIVRRECRQEPGRRSRLFHREDVVHVLNNDTGTDAIEGMALSCDSILGTNRTDITNAEAFSKMINLRLLYICAFGYIKGSGNPLEYMPSDKLQFLKWYGYPLKSWPRSFQPKNLIVLNMSDSCIEQLWTGSLVLPNLKELDLSSCVNLIEIPDLSGAPNLEIIKFVYCRSLCKVHPSIKVLKQLQESRMSHTRIKQLWKGLVVLPNLKELDLNSCENLIEIPDLSGAPNLEKINFSYCRSLCKQLWKGLVVLPNLKELDLNSCENLIEIPDLSEAPNLEKINFSGCRSLCKVHPSIKVLKQLQELRMSHTRIKQLWKGLVVLPNLKQLYLNFCENLIEIPDLSGAPNIEEIDFSYCRSLCKVHPSIKVLKQLQKLKMSCTRIKQLWKGLVVLPNLKQLYVDFCENLIEIPDLSGAPNLEIIEFLYCRSLCKVHPSIKVLKQLQELRMSYTQIKQLWKGLVVLPNLKELDLRFSKNLIKIPNLSGAPNLEKIDFSGCRSLCKFYPSIKVLQRQQELRMSGTRIKQLWKGLVGLDNLKYLNLSGCKNLIEIPYLSGAPNLEIINFSDCRSLCKVHPSIKKLKRLEELNMSGTRIKQLWKGSMVLPNLKVLDLSYCENLIEIPNLSGVPNLMKINFLGCRSLCKFCPSIKVPERLKILGLNKCLTRLLILDKFCLPSSFMSFSGLRELYLGGCNNISIFPSVICSLASLESLHLVGWSRLEKFPDLSRLECLKEFEAYGTAITQMPPVNLIPKNIRSLKIQRRKRMPRKSRDHLAMFINDCFLPKQSSYPTNHDIGSPVEYDMEEMQIYFGIAPFIEGWSLGSRIPEWVHNKSIGSSLQIELDGNTTSVIDCAIFIVFDCHQFHSPEATSIPRLFKETSHVTCSFCCERDDGSLEHFDSGFSLSLVEPSVCWAYARTPLKSNSSDNQSFIKISIKEISSQTPVEVKEWGLHLVCPDDTGLGLGSDLDFYRQFYSAWKCGMTRNED; encoded by the exons ATGGCCACTCAAAGACCCTCTTCATCTACTAATTCCGAGAatactaagaaaagaaaaagagacaaTTCATCTTGTTCGGAAGAAAATGAAACCTCTTCCTTACCTTCTTCCTCGACGGCTCGATGGAAACATGATGTTTTCCTTAGTTTCTGTGGCGAAGACACTCGCAGAAGTTTTACGGATCATCTATATTCCTATTTAAAAGGGAAAGGTATTCTCGTCTTTAGGGATGACGAATCACTCGAGCGAGGAACATACATTTCTCAAGAGCTTATGCAAGCAATTCAAGAATCCCGATACGCCattgtcattttttcaaaaaattatgctttttcGAAATGGTGCCTCAGGGAACTTGCCGAGATCGTTGAATGGGAGGAAAAGAAGAATCTCACAATTATTCCTATTTTCTACCATGTGGATCCTTCCCATGTAAGAAAACAAAGAGGGACTTTTGCAGAAGCTTTCGCCGCACATGAAAAAGATCCCATGGTAGACATCGAAGAGAGTAATACTTGGAGAAATGCTTTCACAAAAGTCGGTTATATTAAGGGAGAGCACATAAATGGGGACAG GTACGAGTCAACAATTATACAACAAATCAGTGAAATGATACTCTACAATTATACAATGCCAAATATTCTAATTCATGAAAACCAGAAAATTGTTGGAATAGACTCCCGTGTAGGGGAAATTTTGACCTTATTGCATATGGAATCGAATGACGTTCGCTTCTTAGGAATTCATGGGATGGGTGGCGTTGGTAAAACAACGCTGGcggaaataatttattatagatTTTATTGTCAATTCAAAGGAAGCGGCTTTATTTCTTGTACTAGAGAAAGATCTACTACTGCTCCTGATCTAGCttctttacaaaaaaaactTCTTTCTAAGATCATGCAACAAGAAATACATGTATGGGATCATCGCGATGGACTCATGTTGATGAGCACCAGGTTGCGGAATAAAAAGGTTCTTATcattcttgatgatgtggattGTGAAAAGCAACTGACGGCATTAGCAGGGGATCATAATTGGTTTGGTCCAGGGAGTAGGGTAATTATGACATGCAGAGATAGTCATCTGTTGGAAAGAAATAAAGTGAATAGATATAAGGTTGAGCCGCTTCATACCACCGATGCTTTGGAGCTCTTTAGTTTGTCAGCCTTCGACGAAACCCATCCTCCAGAGGATTACAAGGATCTATCTATGGATTTTGTGAATTATGCTGGAGGCCTTCCTTTAGCTCTTAAAGTTTTGGGTTGCTTCTTATTTGGGAGAACAATAGATTTCTGGAAAGGTGCTAGGGATAACTTGAAAGCGAATCCTAAACCTGAAATTTTTGATATTcttaaaataagttttgatGGGCTGGAGGAACCgcagaaaatattgtttttggatcTGGCATGTTTTTCTGATCGATGGatagattttaagaaaatatattcgGCCGACGTCATTCAGGTTCTCATCGATAAGTCACTCGTAAGCAAAGATGACGTATACTTTAAAGAAAGGTTGACCATGCATGATTTGCTAAAAGAAATGGGTCGGCAAATAGTTCGCCGCGAATGTCGTCAAGAACCTGGACGACGTAGTAGGCTGTTTCATCGTGAAGATGTCGTTCACGTACTGAATAATGATACT GGAACTGATGCAATTGAAGGCATGGCCCTCAGTTGTGATAGTATTCTTGGAACAAATCGTACCGATATAACTAATGCCGAAGCATTCTCAAAGATGATAAATTTGAGATTACTTTATATCTGTGCTTTTGGATATATAAAAGGGTCTGGAAATCCTTTAGAATACATGCCAAGCGATAAGTTGCAGTTCCTAAAATGGTATGGATATCCTTTGAAATCCTGGCCGCGGAGTTTCCAACCAAAAAATCttattgtattaaatatgtCTGATAGCTGCATCGAACAACTATGGACGGGGTCGTTG GTTTTACCCAATTTGAAGGAATTAGATCTGAGTTCTTGTGTGAACTTGATTGAAATACCAGATTTGAGTGGAGCTCCAAATctcgagataataaaatttgtatattGTAGAAGCTTGTGTAAGGTCCACCCATCCATCAAAGTGCTCAAACAACTACAAGAATCAAGAATGTCTcacacccgaatcaaacaactaTGGAAGGGGTTGGTT GTTTTACCCAATTTGAAGGAATTAGATCTGAATTCTTGTGAGAACTTGATTGAAATACCAGATTTGAGTGGAGCTCCAAATCtcgagaaaataaatttttcatattgtAGAAGCTTGTGTAAACAACTATGGAAGGGGTTGGTG GTTTTACCCAATTTGAAGGAATTAGATCTGAATTCTTGTGAGAACTTGATTGAAATACCAGATTTGAGTGAAGCCCCAAATCtcgagaaaataaatttttcaggTTGTAGAAGCTTGTGTAAGGTCCACCCATCCATCAAAGTGCTCAAACAACTACAAGAATTAAGAATGTCTcacacccgaatcaaacaactaTGGAAGGGGTTGGTG GTTTTACCCAATTTGAAGCAATTATATCTGAATTTTTGTGAGAACTTGATTGAAATACCAGATTTGAGTGGAGCCCCAAATATTGAGGAAATAGACTTTTCATATTGTAGAAGCTTGTGTAAGGTCCACCCATCTATCAAAGTGCTCAaacaactacaaaaattaaaaatgtcttgcacccgaatcaaacaactaTGGAAGGGGTTGGTG GTTTTACCCAATTTGAAACAATTATATGTGGATTTTTGTGAGAACTTGATTGAAATACCAGATTTGAGTGGAGCTCCAAATCTCGagataatagaatttttatattgtaGAAGCTTGTGTAAGGTCCACCCATCCATCAAAGTGCTCAAACAACTACAAGAATTAAGAATGTCTTACACCCAAATCAAACAACTATGGAAGGGGTTGGTG GTTTTACCCAATTTGAAGGAATTAGATCTGAGGTTTTCTAAGAACTTGATTAAAATACCAAATTTGAGTGGAGCCCCAAATCTCGAGAAAATAGATTTTTCAGGTTGTAGAAGCTTGTGTAAGTTCTACCCATCCATCAAAGTGCTCCAACGACAACAAGAATTAAGAATGTCtggcacccgaatcaaacaactaTGGAAGGGGTTGGTG GGTTTAGACAATTTGAAGTACTTAAATCTGAGTGGCTGTAAGAACTTGATTGAAATACCATATTTGAGTGGAGCCCCAAATCTTGAGATAATAAACTTTTCAGATTGTAGAAGCTTGTGTAAGGTCCACCCATCCATCAAAAAGCTCAAACGACTAGAAGAATTAAATATGTCtggcacccgaatcaaacaactaTGGAAGGGATCGATG GTTTTACCCAATTTGAAGGTATTAGATCTGAGTTATTGTGAGAACTTGATTGAAATACCAAATTTGAGTGGAGTCCCAAAtctcatgaaaataaattttttaggttGTAGAAGCTTGTGTAAGTTCTGCCCATCCATCAAAGTGCCCGAACGACTAAAAATTTTGGGTTTAAACAAATGTCTTACAAGACTACTAATTCTAGACAAGTTCTGCTTACCATCATCGTTTATGAGTTTCTCAGGCCTTCGCGAATTATATTTAGGAGGTTGCaataacatttcaatttttccGAGTGTTATTTGTAGTTTGGCATCTCTTGAAAGTCTCCATTTGGTTGGTTGGTCAAGACTAGAAAAATTTCCAGACCTGAGTAGGTTGGAATGCTTAAAGGAATTTGAGGCATACGGAACTGCTATAACACAAATGCCACCTGTCAATCTAATCCCCAAGAACATCCGTTCCTTAAAGATCCAAAGACGAAAGAGGATGCCACGTAAATCAAGAGATCATTTAGCCATGTTCATTAATGACTGTTTTTTGCCGAAACAAAGCTCATATCCCACCAATCATGATATTGGATCACCTGTGGAATATGACATGGAAGAAATGCAAATTTATTTCGGCATTGCG CCGTTTATAGAAGGGTGGTCGTTGGGATCTAGAATCCCGGAGTGGGTCCACAATAAAAGTATTGGCTCCTCTTTACAGATAGAGTTGGATGGTAATACGACGTCGGTGATAGATTGTGCCATCTTTATAGTTTTTGATTGTCATCAATTCCATTCCCCTGAAGCTACTTCAATTCCTCGGCTATTCAAGGAAACTTCACATGTGACTTGTAGCTTTTGTTGTGAGAGAGATGATGGTTCTTTAGAACATTTTGATTCCGGATTCAGTCTCTCTCTCGTTGAGCCAAGTGTATGCTGGGCATATGCACGTACTCCTCTGAAATCGAATAGTTCGGATAATCAGAGCTTCATTAAGATTTCAATTAAAGAGATTTCTTCTCAAACTCCTGTAGAAGTGAAAGAATGGGGGTTACATTTAGTATGTCCGGACGATACTGGTCTTGGTTTGGGATCAGATTTAGATTTCTATCGTCAATTTTATTCAGCATGGAAATGCGGTATGACGAGAAATGAAGATTAG